The DNA sequence AATATTCAAGCCAGAAGCTTGTTTTATCAATGCTCCCTCTTCTCGATAGCCTTGAGCTTGCGCTAAAAAATTCAAACAGCAGGGATATTGAAAGAATTCATGAAAAAACTGACACTGAAAAATTCAGAAAGGGAATTGAGCTGATTTACGCGCAGTTTCATTCAATTCTCGAAAGCGCAGGCTTGAGGCCGATTGATGCGCTGGGAAAAAAATTCGACCCATACAGGCACGAGGCGCTGATACAGCAGAATGTTGAAGATGCAGCAAAGGACAACATTGTGCTTGAAGAGTTCCAGAAGGGCTACATGCTTTTTGATGCGGTGCTGAGGCACAGCAGGGTGAAGATAGGGAAAAAACAGCCCCCGCAGAGTGACAGGGTCAATGCTGAGCAT is a window from the Candidatus Parvarchaeota archaeon genome containing:
- a CDS encoding nucleotide exchange factor GrpE translates to KMTKKKESSEQQREHTVAEAEVNPESKIAELTDTLQRLQADFENYKKRVDKEKEQFAKYSSQKLVLSMLPLLDSLELALKNSNSRDIERIHEKTDTEKFRKGIELIYAQFHSILESAGLRPIDALGKKFDPYRHEALIQQNVEDAAKDNIVLEEFQKGYMLFDAVLRHSRVKIGKKQPPQSDRVNAEHAGSDKGQTGIESQSVNESQSGNESKSEKNEGKE